In one Corallococcus sp. EGB genomic region, the following are encoded:
- a CDS encoding MBL fold metallo-hydrolase, giving the protein MRIHHLNCTTMCPPGRRLMDGRRGFTGTAALTCHCLALETPRGLVLVDTGFGLNDVYASRVRLNPLFRDVLCRPALAEEATAVRQLERMGFQASDVHDIVLTHLDFDHAGGLDDFPHARVHVLAEEYRVATAQKTWLDRARFRPQQWSKETRWETYIPNRGEGWFGFDCVRELTGLPPEILLVPLVGHTLGHSGVAINTGDGWLLHAGDAYFYHGEMDLDRYRCTAGLRAYQKLMQKDGWMRWYNLRRLRELVQHHGDQVSVFCAHDSLEFERLEEREKLPADFPIQPGLVAPVPSLHL; this is encoded by the coding sequence ATGCGCATCCACCACCTGAACTGCACCACGATGTGCCCGCCCGGCCGGCGGCTCATGGATGGACGGCGCGGCTTCACTGGCACGGCGGCGCTGACCTGCCACTGCCTGGCGCTGGAGACGCCGCGCGGCCTGGTGCTGGTGGACACCGGCTTCGGCCTCAACGACGTGTACGCGTCGCGCGTGCGGCTCAACCCCCTGTTCCGCGACGTGCTCTGCCGCCCCGCCCTGGCCGAGGAGGCCACCGCCGTCCGCCAGCTGGAACGCATGGGCTTCCAGGCCAGCGACGTGCACGACATCGTCCTCACGCACCTGGACTTCGACCACGCGGGCGGCCTGGATGACTTCCCCCACGCGCGCGTGCACGTGCTGGCGGAGGAGTACCGCGTGGCCACCGCGCAGAAGACCTGGCTGGACCGCGCGAGGTTCCGCCCGCAGCAGTGGTCCAAGGAGACGCGCTGGGAGACGTACATCCCGAACCGGGGCGAGGGCTGGTTCGGCTTCGACTGCGTGCGCGAACTCACCGGGTTGCCGCCGGAGATCCTGTTGGTGCCGCTCGTGGGCCACACGCTGGGCCACTCGGGCGTGGCCATCAACACCGGCGACGGGTGGCTCCTGCACGCGGGCGACGCGTACTTCTACCACGGGGAGATGGACCTGGACCGCTACCGGTGCACCGCCGGCCTGCGCGCCTACCAGAAGCTGATGCAGAAGGATGGCTGGATGCGCTGGTACAACCTGCGCCGGCTGCGCGAACTGGTGCAGCACCATGGCGACCAGGTGTCGGTGTTCTGCGCGCACGACTCGCTGGAGTTCGAGCGGCTGGAGGAGCGCGAGAAGCTGCCCGCGGACTTCCCCATCCAGCCCGGCCTCGTCGCCCCCGTGCCGTCCCTGCACCTCTAG
- a CDS encoding cupin domain-containing protein: MSTILRTPPLAGGRPPRWDSRRRAPASPAPASASLPPLEKVNLALAFTNLLAPGVARPVGMLHGQPVHLVRLTGTGPWCQHATGDALFFVTRGALRVELRERTVDLEAGELLIVPRGVEHRPVAPAEALVLMSAPPLDGEAAGQSPAP, from the coding sequence ATGAGCACGATTCTCCGGACCCCACCCCTCGCCGGCGGCCGTCCCCCTCGCTGGGATTCACGCCGCCGAGCCCCGGCCAGTCCGGCTCCGGCCTCCGCGTCCCTGCCGCCTCTGGAGAAGGTGAACCTGGCCCTCGCCTTCACCAACCTGCTGGCGCCGGGTGTCGCCCGGCCCGTGGGCATGCTCCACGGCCAACCCGTCCACCTGGTGCGGCTGACGGGCACCGGCCCCTGGTGCCAGCACGCCACCGGCGATGCCCTGTTCTTCGTCACCCGGGGCGCCCTGCGCGTGGAATTGCGCGAGCGTACCGTGGACCTGGAAGCGGGAGAGCTGCTCATCGTCCCTCGCGGCGTCGAGCACCGCCCCGTCGCTCCCGCGGAGGCGCTGGTGCTGATGTCGGCCCCTCCGCTCGACGGAGAGGCGGCCGGGCAGTCTCCCGCCCCCTGA
- a CDS encoding ATP-binding protein, translating into MIPDLARLASRGESATLELKRSTGELRKAMHTLCAFANGQGGTVLLGVKPDGELVGQQVSEQTLHDIATARERFEPPLDLHIQSVEVASGRSVLVLTVGGISDSVPYTFDGRAYERVGNTTRKMAQERYELLLMERAHSRRRWENQEADEVPLQELDRAEVLRIVEAARSAGRLVGPVGRSLPELLDRLGVRHKGKLLRAAVVLFGKTFLPHHPQCELRMARFRGTDKTEFLDQRNVRGPAFRLLEEAELFCQRHFPLAGRIEPGRLQRVDRPLIPPDAMRELLVNAFIHRDYSIAGGAVSLAIFDDRVEIWSAGRYPKGITPESLTRPHLSVQRNPIIAEVFYRAGLIEKWGRGTNRVAEMCRAAGLSSPEFAEVTGAVVVALRVNVGQTLTPPVRGELPHTDWGELPPDRGEFPVDWGELPPDRGEFPADWGEFKTREKIDAQTREIVEKLGLRPRKTTLREAIVALTSLRPWHPAELAQVLRYSPDKLTERHLKAMVEEGLLERTHPDNPRHPAQAYRAVRRSG; encoded by the coding sequence ATGATTCCCGACCTCGCCCGCCTCGCCTCCCGTGGAGAGTCCGCCACGCTCGAGCTGAAGCGCTCGACAGGTGAATTGCGCAAGGCGATGCACACGCTCTGCGCCTTCGCGAATGGACAGGGCGGCACGGTGCTCCTGGGCGTGAAGCCGGACGGGGAGCTCGTCGGCCAGCAGGTGAGCGAACAGACCCTGCATGACATCGCGACCGCGAGGGAGCGCTTCGAACCTCCGCTCGATCTCCACATCCAGAGCGTGGAGGTCGCCTCGGGGCGGAGCGTCCTCGTGCTCACCGTGGGCGGCATCAGTGATTCCGTGCCATACACCTTCGACGGCCGCGCCTACGAGCGCGTGGGGAACACGACTCGCAAGATGGCGCAGGAGCGCTACGAGTTGCTGTTGATGGAGCGCGCGCACAGCCGCCGCCGTTGGGAGAATCAGGAAGCCGACGAGGTTCCCCTTCAGGAGCTCGACCGCGCAGAGGTGCTGCGCATCGTCGAAGCAGCGCGCTCCGCCGGGCGTCTGGTGGGACCGGTGGGACGAAGCCTTCCCGAGCTTCTCGACCGTCTCGGCGTACGCCACAAGGGCAAGCTCCTGCGCGCGGCGGTCGTGCTCTTTGGGAAGACGTTCCTCCCCCACCATCCCCAGTGCGAGCTACGTATGGCCCGGTTTCGCGGCACGGACAAAACCGAGTTCCTCGACCAGCGCAACGTGCGCGGACCGGCCTTCCGGCTGCTTGAGGAAGCCGAGCTGTTCTGCCAGCGGCATTTCCCATTGGCGGGTCGCATCGAGCCGGGCCGCCTGCAACGTGTCGACCGTCCACTCATTCCGCCGGATGCGATGCGCGAGCTCCTGGTCAACGCCTTCATCCATCGCGACTACAGCATCGCGGGTGGCGCGGTCTCGCTCGCCATCTTCGATGATCGCGTGGAGATATGGAGCGCCGGGCGATATCCGAAAGGCATCACGCCTGAATCGCTCACACGCCCGCATCTCTCGGTGCAGCGCAATCCCATCATCGCGGAGGTCTTCTATCGCGCAGGGCTCATCGAGAAATGGGGCCGTGGCACGAACCGCGTCGCCGAGATGTGCCGCGCCGCCGGGCTCTCCTCCCCGGAGTTCGCTGAAGTCACGGGCGCCGTGGTCGTCGCGCTACGAGTGAATGTGGGGCAGACGCTGACTCCGCCGGTTCGGGGGGAGCTCCCCCATACGGACTGGGGGGAGCTACCTCCGGATCGGGGGGAGTTCCCGGTGGATTGGGGGGAGCTACCTCCGGATCGGGGGGAGTTCCCGGCGGATTGGGGGGAGTTCAAGACCCGGGAGAAGATTGACGCGCAGACACGTGAAATCGTCGAAAAGTTAGGCCTCCGTCCCAGGAAGACGACCCTGCGCGAGGCCATCGTGGCGCTCACTTCGCTCCGGCCCTGGCACCCCGCGGAGCTCGCCCAAGTACTGCGTTACAGCCCGGACAAGCTGACGGAGCGGCACCTCAAGGCCATGGTCGAAGAGGGCCTCCTCGAGCGCACCCACCCCGATAATCCCAGGCATCCCGCCCAGGCCTACCGGGCCGTGCGCCGGAGCGGGTGA
- a CDS encoding VOC family protein yields MIDHLSFYATDFAASKAFYEAALPALGAGLVMEMTATWDAEFPTRRMAAFGPPQRPVLWLIETRTPASPRHVAFSANGPEAVDAFHQAALKAGGRDNGAPGKRPHYHAGYYGAFVLDPDGNNVEAVHHGMP; encoded by the coding sequence ATGATCGACCACCTGAGCTTCTACGCGACCGACTTCGCTGCCTCGAAGGCCTTCTACGAAGCGGCCCTGCCCGCGCTGGGCGCGGGTCTGGTGATGGAGATGACGGCCACCTGGGACGCGGAGTTCCCCACGCGGCGCATGGCGGCCTTCGGTCCGCCCCAGCGTCCGGTGCTATGGCTCATCGAGACGCGGACGCCCGCATCGCCCCGGCACGTGGCCTTCAGCGCGAACGGGCCGGAGGCAGTGGACGCCTTCCACCAGGCCGCGCTGAAGGCTGGAGGCAGGGACAACGGCGCGCCGGGCAAGCGTCCGCACTACCACGCCGGCTACTACGGCGCGTTCGTGCTGGATCCGGACGGCAACAACGTGGAGGCGGTCCACCACGGCATGCCGTGA
- a CDS encoding TIGR02266 family protein translates to MPPSPTPSREAELARAEAEMARLEAQLAEQVARATAESAALSERLVRMRQALASPEHAGDPRLSQWAMRLEDTESPEPSPELARLREKALDAREAALDTRRQAGLDLQSALRVQQEDAARVEKALASAEADLKRVEAAARARAEAEEKARRAAEAETQKVVPPAALRPSGAKASPETPARAERPPAHAPVAATPAKRDARKAGRVRMHTTIDTRSDSNFFTGFSMDISEGGIFIATVESVPRGTAVELDFTLPGGRPLTVNGVVRWARDGNDRTPDLMPGVGVQFTTLPPEVAHAISSFVATRDPMFYPD, encoded by the coding sequence ATGCCCCCGTCCCCCACTCCCTCCCGGGAAGCCGAGCTGGCGCGCGCCGAAGCCGAAATGGCGAGGCTGGAAGCGCAGCTCGCCGAACAGGTGGCCCGCGCCACCGCTGAATCGGCCGCGTTGAGCGAGCGGCTCGTCCGCATGCGCCAGGCCCTGGCCAGCCCGGAGCACGCCGGGGACCCGCGCTTGTCCCAATGGGCCATGCGCCTGGAGGACACCGAGTCTCCTGAACCCTCTCCGGAGCTCGCGCGCCTGCGGGAGAAGGCCCTGGACGCGCGCGAGGCCGCGCTGGACACGCGCCGGCAGGCCGGGCTGGACCTCCAGTCCGCGCTGCGCGTGCAGCAGGAGGACGCCGCCCGCGTGGAGAAGGCGCTGGCGTCCGCCGAGGCCGACCTGAAGCGCGTGGAGGCCGCGGCCAGGGCTCGTGCGGAGGCCGAGGAGAAGGCCCGCCGCGCGGCGGAGGCGGAGACCCAGAAGGTCGTCCCTCCCGCGGCGCTGCGGCCGTCCGGGGCGAAGGCATCCCCGGAGACGCCGGCCCGCGCGGAGCGCCCTCCGGCACACGCGCCCGTGGCCGCCACGCCGGCGAAGCGCGACGCGCGCAAGGCGGGCCGGGTGCGGATGCACACGACCATCGACACGCGCAGCGACTCCAACTTCTTCACCGGCTTCTCCATGGACATCAGCGAGGGCGGCATCTTCATCGCCACGGTGGAGTCGGTGCCGCGCGGCACGGCGGTGGAGCTGGACTTCACGCTGCCAGGAGGCCGGCCGCTGACGGTGAACGGCGTGGTGCGCTGGGCGCGCGACGGCAACGACCGCACGCCGGACCTGATGCCGGGCGTGGGCGTGCAGTTCACCACGCTGCCGCCGGAGGTGGCGCACGCCATCTCGTCGTTCGTGGCCACGCGCGACCCCATGTTCTATCCGGACTGA
- a CDS encoding RtcB family protein gives MSWKQHLEKVSEGHYVLPRTKTMRVHADLFLSDKLLWGEEGNPEAPGLEDAVFDQVVNAATFPGVTRVAVTPDCHVGYGVPIGTIVETDGVLLPTAAGYDIGCGMVQLQTSLTVEDVADPAKRRQWIDEVVDRIAVGVGATRARKQRRLSEPTVKEVLRHGAKALGRNRSVTERDFIPVEDTGVSIPERAYDKRGQLGSLGGGNHFTEMQVDETGRVWVMLHTGSRGFGWNIAKHFFVAGAAQLGLKSRSEDFVWLDADSALGRHYWNLHNMAANFAVANRLLIGEAVCGALEDVFGGTASIYYEISHNLIQREGGKFVARKGATRAFPAGHPALKGTTWESTGHPILIPGSMETGSAILFAEPGAEKSIYSVNHGSGRRLSRAAARRQLQQEETDRRMAEAGILLNTRTTPLDESGPCYKNLDDVLETVEQAGLARVAHRLKPVACIKGAD, from the coding sequence ATGAGCTGGAAGCAACACCTGGAAAAGGTCTCCGAGGGCCATTACGTCCTGCCGCGCACCAAGACCATGCGCGTGCACGCGGACCTGTTCCTGTCCGACAAGCTCCTCTGGGGGGAGGAAGGCAACCCGGAGGCGCCCGGCCTGGAGGACGCCGTCTTCGACCAGGTCGTCAACGCCGCCACCTTCCCGGGTGTCACCCGCGTCGCCGTCACGCCCGACTGTCACGTGGGCTATGGCGTCCCCATCGGCACCATCGTGGAGACGGACGGCGTCCTGCTGCCCACCGCCGCCGGCTACGACATCGGCTGCGGCATGGTGCAGTTGCAGACCTCTCTCACCGTGGAGGACGTCGCCGACCCCGCGAAGCGCCGCCAGTGGATCGACGAGGTGGTCGACCGCATCGCCGTGGGCGTGGGCGCCACCCGCGCGCGCAAGCAGCGCCGGCTCAGCGAGCCCACCGTCAAGGAGGTGCTCCGGCACGGCGCCAAGGCGCTGGGCCGCAACCGCTCCGTCACCGAGCGCGACTTCATCCCCGTGGAGGACACCGGCGTGTCCATCCCCGAGCGCGCCTATGACAAGCGCGGGCAACTGGGCAGCCTGGGCGGCGGCAACCACTTCACCGAGATGCAGGTGGATGAGACGGGCCGCGTCTGGGTGATGCTCCACACCGGCAGCCGCGGCTTCGGCTGGAACATCGCCAAGCACTTCTTCGTGGCGGGCGCCGCGCAGCTGGGCCTCAAGAGCCGCAGCGAGGACTTCGTCTGGCTGGACGCGGACAGCGCGCTGGGCCGGCACTACTGGAACCTGCACAACATGGCCGCCAACTTCGCCGTGGCCAACCGGCTGCTCATCGGCGAGGCCGTGTGCGGGGCGCTCGAGGACGTGTTCGGCGGCACCGCGAGCATCTACTACGAGATCAGCCACAACCTCATCCAGCGCGAGGGCGGGAAGTTCGTCGCTCGCAAGGGCGCCACGCGGGCCTTCCCCGCCGGTCACCCGGCCCTCAAGGGGACGACGTGGGAGTCCACCGGGCACCCCATCCTCATCCCGGGCTCCATGGAGACGGGCAGCGCCATCCTCTTCGCGGAGCCGGGGGCGGAGAAGTCCATCTACTCGGTGAACCACGGCTCCGGCCGGCGGCTGTCACGGGCCGCCGCGCGCCGGCAGCTCCAGCAGGAGGAGACGGACCGGCGCATGGCGGAGGCCGGCATCCTGCTCAACACCCGCACCACGCCGCTGGATGAGTCCGGGCCCTGCTACAAGAACCTGGACGACGTGCTGGAGACGGTGGAGCAGGCGGGACTCGCCCGGGTGGCCCACCGCCTCAAGCCGGTGGCCTGCATCAAGGGCGCGGATTGA
- a CDS encoding pilus assembly protein N-terminal domain-containing protein, whose amino-acid sequence MASRFMALTLGTLLLGAMPAWAEAPAARPADAEELPPADETLTLKKGGKHMLTVPGLSRVALGDPSVVDVKTTGVNGVEVSALKAGKTTLIVWSGDGARRTYRIVVKR is encoded by the coding sequence ATGGCTTCACGCTTCATGGCCCTGACGTTGGGAACCCTGCTGCTCGGCGCCATGCCGGCATGGGCAGAGGCGCCCGCCGCTCGCCCCGCGGACGCGGAGGAGCTCCCGCCAGCGGACGAAACGCTCACCCTGAAGAAGGGCGGGAAGCACATGCTGACGGTGCCGGGCCTGAGCCGCGTGGCGCTGGGAGACCCGTCCGTCGTGGACGTGAAGACGACGGGAGTCAACGGCGTGGAGGTCTCCGCGCTCAAGGCGGGCAAGACCACGCTGATCGTCTGGAGCGGCGACGGCGCGCGCCGCACGTACCGCATCGTGGTGAAGCGCTAG
- a CDS encoding PaaI family thioesterase: MGTPSLPLADLVRQVRQTREYHRLTDAIPYTRFMGIGVENLAGEMLCRMRYAPHLIGNSLLPALHGGALGALLESSAIFELLLQTDTERVPKVISTTVDYLRSGKAQDTFARAFITRQGRRVANVRVEAWQDDRTRPIASSHALFLLSEP, translated from the coding sequence ATGGGCACGCCTTCCCTTCCCCTCGCGGATCTGGTTCGCCAGGTGCGCCAGACGCGCGAGTACCACCGCCTCACGGACGCCATCCCCTACACGCGCTTCATGGGCATTGGCGTGGAGAACCTGGCCGGCGAGATGCTCTGCCGCATGCGCTACGCGCCGCACCTGATTGGCAACAGCCTGCTGCCCGCGCTGCACGGCGGCGCGCTGGGGGCGCTGCTGGAGTCGAGCGCCATCTTCGAACTGCTGCTCCAGACGGACACCGAGCGCGTGCCCAAGGTCATCTCCACCACGGTGGACTACCTGCGCTCGGGCAAGGCGCAGGACACCTTCGCGCGCGCGTTCATCACGCGGCAGGGGCGGCGCGTGGCCAACGTGCGCGTGGAGGCCTGGCAGGACGACCGCACCCGGCCCATCGCCAGCTCGCACGCGCTGTTCCTGCTGTCGGAGCCGTGA
- a CDS encoding PaaI family thioesterase, which translates to MSDFSLPTDPEARREKLSVLYTEAVPHNHALGLRLDAVGDTTATVVMPYADVLVGNPETGVVAGGAVTTLIDAASGTAVMAALGAFAAIVTLDLRIDYLRPARPGLPLTAQAECYKVTRLVAFVRALVHQGDPAMPVASSQGTFMRVED; encoded by the coding sequence ATGTCGGACTTCAGTCTTCCCACGGACCCGGAGGCGCGGCGGGAGAAGCTCTCCGTGCTCTACACCGAGGCGGTGCCCCACAACCACGCGCTCGGGCTGCGGCTGGACGCGGTGGGGGACACGACGGCGACGGTGGTGATGCCGTACGCGGACGTGCTCGTCGGCAACCCGGAGACGGGGGTGGTGGCGGGCGGCGCGGTGACGACGCTCATCGACGCGGCGAGCGGCACGGCGGTGATGGCGGCGCTGGGCGCGTTCGCGGCCATCGTCACGCTGGACCTGCGCATCGACTACCTGCGCCCCGCGCGCCCGGGCCTGCCGCTGACCGCGCAGGCCGAGTGCTACAAGGTCACCCGCCTGGTCGCCTTCGTGCGCGCGCTGGTGCACCAGGGCGACCCGGCGATGCCGGTGGCGTCTTCGCAGGGCACCTTCATGCGGGTGGAGGACTGA
- a CDS encoding amidohydrolase family protein — MNRPLSSLCFALLVPGLLLAAQPLPKPSDPPAPTPPPGQGEAPPHEPPSPPAPKDTAREAARASEGDGGTLAPVAGQEPADAKKDTWNVDAPPGVASTQVPIDVREGTWMNVDVSPRGDEIVFDLLGDIYALPIAGGEARALTSGAAWDMQPRYSPDGKSIAFTSDRGGGDNIWVMDRDGKNPRAVTQEKFRLLNSPAWSPDGQFLVARKHFTGRRSLGAGEVWMYHRAGGEGVKLTERANDQKDLGEPAYSPDGRSVYFSQDVTPGKSFEYDKDPNKELYAIQRLDLETKEVEPFVTGPGGSIRPTPSPDGKQLAFVRRVRGKSVLYVADVKSGAERPLYDGLDRDMQETWAIHGVSPVMAWTPNNKSLVFWAGGTLHRIDVATRQVTPIPFHVKGTRTVFAAVKSTRPTAPDRFDVKMLRWMQVSPDGRRLVYQALGKLYVKDLPSGTPRRLTRQNEHLEFYPSFSRDGRSIVYTTWDDDALGAVRVVAATGGEGRVVTTQPGFYVEPAMSPDGRWVVYRTTGDGYLMPGTWSRETGLFVVPSTGGGVARKLTRDGEQPHFGAKSDRVYFLNVESKDVEDVRTLSSIGLDGGEPRTHLTSGGALEMRVSPDDRWVAFREDFNAYVTPFVRGAKEARVGPGTKAMPVTQVSRDAGEYLHWSGTEGRLALHWALGSRFYTRALKDAFTFLDGSPKALPPPEADGVDVGFSQKSDVPEGTLALVGGRLVTMKGEQVVEQGVVVVQGNRIVALGPVGKVNVPAGAKVVDVKGKTLMPGLIDVHWHGAMGVDGLMPEQSWVQAASLAFGVTTLHDPSNHSETIFAASEMGKAGMLTSPRIFSTGTILYGAASADAHVEIDTLDDARRHLRRMKALGAFSVKSYNQPRRDQRQKILQAARELDMLVVPEGGSLLQHNLTMVVDGHTGLEHSLPVARIYDDVRQLWKGTQVNYTPTLGVAYGGLMGENYWYQKTNVWEDTRLLSFVPRRVVDGRSRRRVMIPDEEFNHQNVARAAKELNDLGVSVQLGAHGQREGLAAHWELAMFVQGGMSPMQALRAGTLNGARHLGMEKDLGSLEVGKLADLVVLDGNPLEDISNTRTVRYTMVNGRLYDANTLNEVGTRQRTRAKFYFEKDGNEGWSPRATTHATEQVCD, encoded by the coding sequence GTGAACCGACCCCTCTCCTCCCTCTGCTTCGCGCTGCTCGTCCCAGGCCTGCTCCTGGCGGCGCAGCCCCTGCCCAAGCCCTCGGATCCGCCCGCCCCCACGCCGCCGCCGGGACAGGGCGAAGCGCCTCCGCACGAGCCGCCCTCTCCGCCGGCGCCCAAGGACACCGCGCGCGAGGCCGCCCGGGCGAGCGAGGGCGACGGCGGCACCCTGGCCCCCGTCGCCGGGCAGGAGCCGGCGGACGCGAAGAAGGACACGTGGAACGTGGACGCGCCCCCGGGCGTGGCCAGCACGCAGGTGCCCATCGACGTGCGCGAGGGCACGTGGATGAACGTGGACGTGAGCCCGCGCGGAGACGAAATCGTCTTCGACCTGCTGGGAGACATCTACGCGCTGCCCATCGCGGGCGGCGAGGCGCGAGCGCTGACGTCCGGCGCGGCCTGGGACATGCAGCCGCGCTACAGCCCGGACGGGAAGTCCATCGCGTTCACCAGCGACCGGGGCGGCGGAGACAACATCTGGGTGATGGACCGCGACGGCAAGAACCCCCGCGCGGTGACGCAGGAGAAGTTCCGGCTGCTCAACAGCCCCGCGTGGAGCCCGGACGGTCAGTTCCTGGTGGCGCGCAAGCACTTCACTGGCCGGCGCTCGCTGGGCGCGGGCGAGGTGTGGATGTACCACCGCGCGGGCGGCGAGGGCGTGAAGCTCACCGAGCGCGCCAACGACCAGAAGGACCTGGGCGAGCCCGCGTACTCCCCGGACGGCCGCTCCGTCTACTTCAGCCAGGACGTCACGCCGGGGAAGTCCTTCGAGTACGACAAGGATCCGAACAAGGAGCTCTACGCCATCCAGCGGCTGGACCTGGAGACGAAGGAGGTGGAGCCCTTCGTCACCGGCCCGGGCGGCTCCATCCGGCCCACGCCGTCGCCGGACGGCAAGCAGCTGGCGTTCGTGCGGCGCGTGCGCGGCAAGAGCGTGCTGTACGTGGCGGACGTGAAGTCCGGGGCCGAGCGGCCGCTGTATGACGGGCTCGACCGCGACATGCAGGAGACGTGGGCCATCCACGGCGTGTCCCCGGTGATGGCGTGGACGCCGAACAACAAGTCATTGGTGTTCTGGGCGGGCGGGACGCTGCACCGCATCGACGTGGCCACGAGGCAGGTGACGCCCATCCCCTTCCACGTGAAGGGCACGCGCACGGTGTTCGCGGCGGTGAAGAGCACGCGCCCCACGGCGCCGGACCGCTTCGACGTGAAGATGCTGCGCTGGATGCAGGTGTCACCGGATGGCAGGAGGCTGGTGTACCAGGCGCTGGGCAAGCTGTACGTGAAGGACCTTCCGTCGGGGACGCCGCGGCGGCTGACGCGCCAGAACGAGCACCTGGAGTTCTACCCGTCGTTCTCCCGGGACGGGCGCTCCATCGTCTACACGACGTGGGACGACGACGCACTGGGCGCGGTGCGCGTGGTGGCGGCGACGGGCGGCGAGGGCCGCGTGGTGACGACGCAGCCGGGCTTCTACGTGGAGCCCGCGATGAGCCCCGACGGCAGGTGGGTGGTGTACCGGACGACGGGCGACGGCTACCTGATGCCGGGCACGTGGAGCCGGGAGACGGGGCTGTTCGTGGTGCCGTCCACCGGAGGAGGCGTGGCGCGCAAGCTGACGCGGGACGGGGAGCAGCCGCACTTCGGCGCGAAGTCGGACCGCGTGTACTTCCTGAACGTGGAGTCCAAGGACGTGGAGGACGTGCGCACGCTGAGCAGCATCGGGCTGGACGGAGGCGAGCCGCGCACGCACCTGACCAGCGGCGGCGCGCTGGAGATGCGCGTGTCACCGGACGACCGGTGGGTGGCCTTCCGCGAGGACTTCAACGCGTACGTGACGCCCTTCGTGCGCGGCGCGAAGGAGGCGCGGGTGGGGCCGGGCACCAAGGCGATGCCGGTGACGCAGGTGAGCCGTGACGCGGGCGAGTACCTGCACTGGTCCGGCACGGAGGGGCGCCTGGCCCTGCACTGGGCGCTGGGCTCCAGGTTCTACACGCGGGCGCTGAAGGACGCGTTCACGTTCCTGGACGGGTCGCCCAAGGCGCTGCCGCCGCCGGAGGCGGACGGGGTGGACGTGGGCTTCTCCCAGAAGTCGGACGTGCCGGAGGGGACGCTGGCGCTGGTGGGCGGACGGCTGGTGACGATGAAGGGCGAGCAGGTGGTGGAGCAGGGCGTGGTGGTGGTGCAGGGCAACCGCATCGTCGCGCTGGGCCCGGTGGGCAAGGTGAACGTGCCGGCCGGGGCGAAGGTGGTGGACGTGAAGGGCAAGACGCTGATGCCGGGCCTGATTGACGTGCACTGGCACGGGGCCATGGGCGTGGACGGGCTGATGCCCGAGCAGAGCTGGGTGCAGGCGGCGTCGCTGGCGTTCGGGGTGACGACGCTGCACGACCCGTCCAACCACTCGGAGACCATCTTCGCCGCCAGCGAGATGGGCAAGGCGGGGATGCTCACGTCGCCGCGCATCTTCTCCACGGGCACCATCCTGTACGGGGCGGCGAGCGCGGACGCGCACGTGGAGATTGACACGTTGGACGACGCGCGACGGCACCTGCGGCGGATGAAGGCGCTGGGGGCCTTCAGCGTGAAGAGCTACAACCAGCCCCGGCGCGACCAGCGGCAGAAGATCCTCCAGGCCGCGCGCGAGCTGGACATGCTGGTGGTGCCCGAGGGCGGCTCGCTGCTCCAGCACAACCTGACCATGGTGGTGGACGGGCACACGGGCTTGGAGCACTCGCTGCCGGTGGCGCGCATCTACGACGACGTGCGCCAGCTCTGGAAGGGCACGCAGGTGAACTACACGCCGACGCTGGGCGTCGCCTACGGCGGGCTCATGGGGGAGAACTACTGGTACCAGAAGACGAACGTCTGGGAGGACACGCGCCTCCTGTCGTTCGTGCCCCGGCGCGTGGTGGACGGGCGCTCGCGCCGCCGCGTGATGATTCCGGACGAGGAGTTCAACCACCAGAACGTGGCCCGCGCGGCGAAGGAGCTGAACGACCTGGGCGTGAGCGTGCAGCTGGGCGCGCACGGACAGCGCGAGGGCCTGGCGGCGCACTGGGAGCTGGCGATGTTCGTGCAGGGCGGCATGTCTCCCATGCAGGCCTTGCGCGCGGGCACGCTCAACGGCGCGCGCCACCTGGGCATGGAGAAGGACCTGGGCTCACTGGAGGTGGGCAAGCTCGCGGACCTGGTGGTGCTGGACGGGAACCCGCTGGAGGACATCTCCAACACCCGCACGGTCCGCTACACGATGGTGAACGGGCGCCTGTACGACGCGAACACGCTCAACGAGGTGGGCACACGCCAGCGCACGCGCGCGAAGTTCTACTTCGA